One segment of Shewanella piezotolerans WP3 DNA contains the following:
- a CDS encoding efflux RND transporter permease subunit, which yields MLDKFVNGIETYLFRHRAFVIFLFILTTFFLGLQASNLKMDAAFVKNIPLNHSYMKTYLKHQKQFGGANSIMVAVEDTSGNIFNANFFDSLKNVHDQLFFIPGVDRAQVKSLFSPSTRFTEVVEDGFAGGPVIPADFTTTEQGLSIVRGNIEKAGIVGRLIAEDYSAAMVSAQLMDFDPQTGEALDTLAFAEQLEQELRAQYETDEIKIHIIGFAKMAGDVAEGAKGVLLFFLIAILVTAVMVYFFSKSIVLTILPLLCSLTAVIWQLGLLTVVGFGLDPMSILIPFLVFAIGVSHSVQMINAVKRRVTDGQSTKAAAALAFRSLLIPGGVALLSDTIGFMTLLAIDIGIIRELAISASLGVAVIILTNLVLLPLVISYTQVQPQKNTAPVKENNIWVKLSKFATPKYAVWVLLITAGLYAVGLQQANQMKIGDLQGGAPALHLDSRYNQDTFFITDKFSITTDVMTIIVEAFPEACTYHSVLTQIDEFEWQVSNTAGIESTASLASVAKRVNAGFNEGNPKWQVLPRNTASLVQAVGRVPTTSGLLNSDCSVMPVYLFLKDHKAETIEVVIDKVNQLQQQMNNDQLTFKLASGPVGVMAATNEAVAEAQLPMMLYVYGAVFVLCLISFRSLRATIAVILPLYVVSTLAQALMTQLNIGLAVSTLPVIALGVGIGVDYGIYILSTMAVRLRDGMPVQQAYYEALVERGSAVIFTGLTLAIGVSTWFFSALKFQMDMGILLTFMFLVNMLGAIIILPAITAVFWRQPK from the coding sequence ATGTTAGATAAATTTGTAAATGGCATTGAAACCTATTTGTTTAGGCACCGCGCTTTCGTAATCTTTTTATTTATTCTTACCACGTTTTTTTTAGGTTTACAGGCAAGTAACCTAAAAATGGACGCAGCGTTTGTAAAAAACATTCCCCTTAATCACAGCTACATGAAGACCTATTTAAAGCATCAAAAGCAGTTTGGTGGTGCAAATAGCATTATGGTTGCAGTTGAAGACACAAGTGGCAATATCTTCAATGCTAACTTTTTTGATTCACTTAAGAATGTTCATGATCAGCTGTTCTTCATTCCTGGTGTAGATAGAGCGCAAGTTAAGTCACTGTTCTCACCATCAACTCGCTTTACTGAAGTTGTCGAAGATGGTTTTGCCGGTGGACCTGTTATCCCCGCAGACTTCACCACTACGGAACAAGGGCTGTCGATCGTTCGCGGTAATATTGAAAAAGCCGGCATTGTAGGCCGTTTGATTGCAGAAGATTATTCTGCAGCAATGGTGAGTGCGCAGTTAATGGATTTTGATCCACAAACAGGTGAAGCTCTTGACACGCTAGCGTTTGCTGAACAATTAGAGCAAGAGCTACGCGCACAGTACGAAACTGATGAGATAAAAATTCATATTATTGGCTTTGCTAAAATGGCTGGTGATGTTGCTGAAGGTGCAAAAGGAGTACTGCTATTTTTCTTAATTGCGATCCTTGTAACAGCAGTAATGGTTTACTTTTTCTCTAAATCAATCGTGCTTACCATTTTACCTTTGCTGTGCAGTTTAACTGCTGTTATCTGGCAATTAGGTCTATTAACCGTTGTTGGTTTTGGTTTAGACCCGATGTCAATTTTAATCCCGTTTTTGGTATTTGCGATCGGGGTCAGCCATAGTGTACAGATGATCAATGCAGTCAAAAGAAGAGTGACTGACGGACAAAGTACAAAAGCCGCTGCGGCGTTAGCATTTAGAAGCTTGTTGATCCCAGGTGGCGTAGCGTTACTTTCTGATACTATCGGTTTTATGACGCTCTTGGCGATCGATATCGGTATTATTCGTGAGCTCGCTATATCTGCTTCTCTTGGTGTTGCGGTTATCATTTTAACTAACCTAGTTTTGTTGCCACTTGTTATCTCATACACACAAGTGCAGCCGCAAAAAAATACTGCACCTGTTAAAGAAAATAATATTTGGGTCAAGCTGTCAAAGTTTGCAACGCCTAAATATGCAGTTTGGGTTTTACTTATTACCGCAGGTTTATATGCGGTTGGTTTACAGCAAGCTAATCAGATGAAAATTGGCGATCTTCAAGGCGGAGCGCCAGCGTTACACCTTGATTCTAGATATAACCAAGATACTTTTTTCATTACGGATAAGTTTTCTATTACTACCGATGTGATGACCATTATTGTTGAAGCTTTCCCTGAAGCTTGTACTTATCATTCAGTGTTAACTCAGATCGACGAATTTGAATGGCAGGTCAGTAATACTGCAGGTATAGAATCAACGGCAAGTCTTGCTTCGGTTGCCAAAAGAGTCAATGCTGGCTTTAACGAAGGTAACCCCAAGTGGCAAGTCTTGCCTAGAAACACCGCGAGTCTTGTACAGGCAGTGGGACGCGTGCCAACAACGTCAGGCTTATTGAATAGTGATTGTTCAGTGATGCCAGTGTACCTGTTCCTTAAAGATCATAAAGCAGAGACCATTGAAGTTGTTATCGACAAAGTTAATCAACTGCAGCAACAGATGAATAATGACCAGCTTACTTTTAAGCTAGCATCTGGCCCCGTTGGCGTTATGGCTGCGACCAATGAAGCAGTTGCAGAAGCACAACTACCGATGATGCTTTATGTTTATGGGGCGGTGTTTGTACTGTGTTTGATTAGCTTCCGCTCATTAAGAGCTACCATTGCTGTTATCTTGCCGCTATATGTGGTTTCTACACTAGCCCAAGCATTGATGACCCAGCTAAATATAGGTCTTGCAGTTAGCACGCTACCAGTTATCGCATTAGGCGTCGGTATTGGTGTTGATTATGGTATCTATATTCTGTCAACTATGGCAGTAAGACTTAGAGATGGTATGCCAGTACAGCAAGCTTATTATGAAGCGCTAGTTGAGCGTGGTAGTGCGGTGATATTTACCGGTTTAACATTAGCCATCGGCGTGAGTACTTGGTTCTTCTCGGCACTTAAGTTCCAAATGGACATGGGAATATTGCTAACCTTTATGTTTTTAGTAAATATGCTGGGGGCAATAATTATCCTTCCAGCCATTACCGCAGTATTTTGGCGACAACCCAAGTAA
- a CDS encoding WD40/YVTN/BNR-like repeat-containing protein, producing MSFSMLRFISVLSVASIFNSSAVLAQENKLEQQIQPLAAHSLVLDIAQSGNTLVAVGERGHAFIYDNQWQQVATPTAAQLTKAFFISETQGWAVGHDATILHTEDGGKTWQLQMQSAEVDKPFLDLLFFDENNGIAIGAYGLFYRTTDGGNNWISEYHQELLFEEDVAYLEELKAEDEALYLSERSTLLPHFNRVIPLTNGQLIMVGELGLVAVSSDNGYHWQKQNFPYEGSLFNASEFGDNVYVMGLRGHLFKSQMQLAQWQEVMLPVDSTINAGVAIDESTLRIVGNAGVVIDVTAQGNATLVEQRQGENLVAIAKDTAGALWVAGNKGLIKLEQK from the coding sequence ATGTCGTTTAGCATGCTTCGGTTTATCTCTGTCTTGAGTGTCGCCAGTATCTTTAATTCTTCTGCTGTATTGGCTCAAGAAAACAAATTAGAACAACAAATACAACCTCTTGCTGCTCATTCACTTGTGCTTGATATCGCGCAATCTGGTAATACACTCGTAGCGGTTGGAGAACGCGGTCACGCATTTATCTATGATAATCAATGGCAACAAGTTGCTACACCGACGGCCGCCCAATTAACCAAAGCATTCTTTATATCTGAAACCCAAGGCTGGGCAGTTGGGCATGACGCCACGATATTGCATACCGAAGATGGCGGTAAAACCTGGCAGCTGCAGATGCAATCTGCAGAGGTTGATAAACCCTTTTTAGATCTATTATTTTTCGATGAGAATAATGGCATTGCTATTGGCGCTTATGGTTTGTTCTACCGCACAACCGATGGTGGAAATAACTGGATAAGTGAGTATCACCAAGAGTTACTCTTTGAAGAAGATGTCGCTTATTTAGAAGAGCTTAAAGCTGAAGACGAAGCTCTGTATCTATCTGAACGTAGTACTTTGCTACCGCATTTTAATCGCGTCATCCCTCTAACTAACGGTCAGTTGATAATGGTTGGCGAACTCGGACTTGTCGCCGTTTCCAGTGATAATGGCTATCATTGGCAAAAGCAAAACTTTCCTTATGAAGGCTCTTTATTTAATGCAAGTGAATTCGGTGACAATGTTTATGTAATGGGCCTACGTGGACACCTCTTTAAGTCACAAATGCAACTGGCTCAATGGCAAGAGGTCATGTTACCCGTCGATTCAACAATAAATGCAGGCGTAGCCATCGATGAGTCGACATTGCGCATTGTTGGAAACGCAGGGGTCGTTATTGACGTCACTGCGCAAGGTAACGCAACATTGGTTGAACAAAGACAGGGCGAAAATTTAGTCGCTATTGCTAAAGACACTGCTGGGGCGCTCTGGGTCGCCGGTAATAAAGGTCTCATCAAGTTAGAACAAAAATAA
- a CDS encoding cell division protein ZapC yields MLLMPKRDWQWGYNETHGVLTVSLGSDMEFLSPFKLKSLIPDAKITTEFSVEHAKFYIALVDRLQKTLSLNDALIVQIALNATAAHFLLKPQMPKSWFFDVSHECVYSDIGKIFQLRTTEHSVSAMVIESGLQASLVMILSQECRLTETKKLAQFETIKVMHNRLAPLTVERKVNVA; encoded by the coding sequence ATGTTATTAATGCCAAAAAGGGATTGGCAATGGGGATATAATGAAACACATGGTGTATTAACTGTTTCGTTAGGAAGTGATATGGAATTTCTATCACCTTTTAAATTAAAGTCCCTAATACCAGATGCCAAAATAACAACTGAATTTAGTGTTGAACACGCTAAGTTCTATATTGCTTTGGTTGATCGTTTACAAAAGACACTTTCCCTCAACGATGCCCTCATTGTGCAAATAGCGTTAAACGCAACTGCCGCGCACTTTTTATTAAAGCCACAGATGCCAAAGTCATGGTTTTTCGATGTGTCTCATGAGTGTGTATACAGCGATATTGGCAAGATTTTTCAGCTAAGAACGACTGAGCATAGTGTATCAGCTATGGTCATCGAGTCAGGCTTACAAGCATCACTTGTTATGATTTTATCCCAAGAATGCCGATTAACTGAGACTAAAAAGCTAGCTCAGTTTGAAACGATTAAAGTGATGCATAATCGTTTAGCACCATTAACAGTAGAAAGGAAAGTTAATGTTGCTTAA
- the pyrD gene encoding quinone-dependent dihydroorotate dehydrogenase, translating into MFYKIAQKFMFQMDPELAHNFAIGSLKSTGNSPLNCFYAQKIKPAPVTMMGLTFPNPVGLAAGMDKDGECIDAFHAMGFGHVEVGTVTPRPQPGNEQPRLFRLKPAKAIINRMGFNNKGVDSLVENLKAVKSDAMVGVNIGKNKDTPVELGKDDYLICMDKVYQYAAYIAVNISSPNTPGLRSLQYGDLLDDLLGSLKQKQKDLTEKHGKYVPIALKIAPDLSSEEIEKIADSLIRNEFDAAIATNTTLTRDGVSGLLNANEAGGLSGKPLNSLSTIVIKQLADCLKGQIPIIGVGGINTAADALDKIDAGAQMVQIYSGFIYQGPQLIKDIIEAYRIK; encoded by the coding sequence ATGTTTTATAAAATCGCACAAAAGTTCATGTTTCAGATGGATCCAGAACTGGCGCATAATTTTGCTATCGGCAGTTTAAAGTCTACTGGTAATTCACCACTAAACTGCTTTTATGCACAAAAAATTAAACCAGCCCCAGTTACAATGATGGGACTGACTTTTCCAAACCCTGTCGGTTTAGCTGCTGGTATGGATAAAGACGGTGAATGTATTGATGCTTTTCATGCGATGGGTTTTGGCCACGTCGAAGTTGGTACTGTTACTCCGCGTCCACAACCAGGCAACGAACAACCAAGGTTGTTTAGGCTGAAGCCTGCTAAAGCGATTATCAACCGTATGGGGTTCAACAATAAAGGCGTAGATAGCCTAGTTGAAAATCTTAAAGCTGTTAAATCTGATGCTATGGTTGGCGTCAATATTGGTAAGAACAAAGACACGCCAGTAGAGCTTGGTAAAGATGATTACTTAATCTGTATGGACAAGGTCTATCAATATGCTGCATACATAGCAGTCAATATTTCATCTCCTAATACGCCGGGTTTACGATCGCTACAGTACGGTGATCTGCTTGATGATCTTTTAGGATCACTAAAGCAAAAACAAAAAGATCTTACTGAAAAGCATGGTAAATACGTACCCATCGCGTTAAAGATTGCACCAGATCTTTCAAGTGAAGAGATTGAAAAGATTGCAGATTCACTTATTCGTAATGAGTTTGATGCAGCGATTGCCACTAATACGACTTTGACTCGCGATGGTGTTAGTGGTTTACTCAATGCAAATGAAGCTGGCGGGTTGAGTGGTAAGCCATTGAATTCATTGTCAACAATTGTGATAAAACAACTTGCAGACTGCCTTAAAGGTCAAATACCAATAATCGGTGTTGGCGGAATTAACACTGCTGCAGATGCACTTGATAAAATTGATGCTGGCGCTCAAATGGTTCAAATTTACTCTGGTTTTATTTATCAAGGGCCACAGCTAATTAAAGATATTATTGAAGCTTATCGTATAAAATAA
- a CDS encoding NAD-glutamate dehydrogenase: MALKDAMPSVLLENVVNLIHSKVPNSQAKQVEQFATCLYAHMSKDDLNARNDSDLYGAVLSQWNALNKTSVGEGHIRVFNPSQSKHGWESSHSIIEIIQPDMPFLVDSVGMAINRLGITAHMMLHTPMAIERENGSVTHVSYSAEDKEGVDKVAVFLIEIDRQSSDTDIKAFTKEIESIIADVAASVQDWDAMSAKLGETISELATRPYPGTKEELSEATNFLQYLNNHHFTLLGYRRYDLRKVEGDLELVADKTTSLGLMTKSAKAKTETGLMLSDFSESARKEALDTSLLVLTKSSEKSRVHRPAYVDYIGVKRFDDEGNVVGEDRFIGLYASNLYNRSPREIPLLSQKVQRVLDNSGLTPRSHDYKALMHILETLPRDELIQANVEELARIAHGVLEMQDRDKLKLFVRKDGFGRFLSCLVYVSKDRYNTKLREDTQRILAQHFNSSEDVEFTTYFSESTLARTHYIIKVDNNNMDVDVAAIENNLTEAARSWEDKLGSALISTQGEEVGTSLVKRYVNAFPRSYKEDVLPSSSVVDVQHLEALDDDHKLGMLFYQPQETALKNSKVRLKLFHKDEPIHLSDVLPMLENFGLRVINERPYEVITADGHTYWILDFLMTTQGVATDDLADSQERFQTALSQVWKKELEDDGFNRLVLSTGLTGREVSVLRAYAKYMRQIDSTFSQAYIEETFSSYPQIADLLVKMYIRKFNPKLKTRTLNKFIEQIDIRLEDVSSLDDDRIIRRYLDLINATNRTNFYQVAASGESKSYISFKFEPELIPEMPKPLPKYEIFVYSPRVEGVHLRGGKVARGGLRWSDRREDFRTEVLGLVKAQQVKNTVIVPVGAKGGFVCKQLPTEGGREAFFAEGQECYRLFIRGLLDISDNIINGEVVAPDNVVRHDEDDAYLVVAADKGTATFSDIANAIAEEYNFWLGDAFASGGSNGYDHKKMGITARGAWESVKRHFREMGVNCQTTDFTCLAVGDMAGDVFGNGMLLSKHTRLVAAFNHMHIFIDPNPDAATSYVERERLFALPRSSWEDYNKELISKGGGIFLRSAKSIPLSAEMKKMLGTQKTSMPPLELLKELLKMQVDLIWNGGIGTYVKATSESHTEVGDRANDSIRVNGDEVKAKIIGEGGNLGCTQLGRIEYCANGGRMNTDFVDNVGGVDCSDNEVNIKILLNALVADGEMTIKQRNRLLEEMTDEVSRIVLQDCKDQTRTISVTQVRGAEQLKEQIRFIHYLEKEGKLDRALEFLPNEDELADRLVNGKSLTRPELSVLVAYAKMILKEQLLTSEITEDSFLSQLLVQYFPKQLQEKYIANMVAHPLRGEIIATSLANELVNDMGLNFVQRMQDETGASVAEAAICYTMAREVFGLADLTKSITDLNGIIPAVVQCEMLHQLRRNIRRASRWFLRHRNRNLNIEQTIEFFTPVFDELKANVHQYMDNDEVAGIRAESDALIKEGVPEDVAMVVANVSTLFSALDIAQICDLEAKPVPLVAETYFKLGASVDLHWFLEQISAQPVSNHWQALARAAFREELDWQQRSLSSVVLRTCTESCDANKIISEWIESNQSLLERWFHMLADFKTSQSHEFAKFSVALRELNLLILHCEGQK, encoded by the coding sequence ATGGCCTTGAAAGATGCAATGCCTTCAGTACTACTAGAAAATGTAGTCAACCTTATTCACTCTAAAGTTCCGAATTCACAAGCAAAACAAGTAGAACAGTTTGCTACTTGCCTATACGCGCATATGTCGAAAGACGACCTCAATGCCCGTAATGACAGTGACCTTTATGGCGCTGTTTTGAGTCAGTGGAACGCCCTAAACAAAACTTCCGTCGGCGAAGGCCACATACGTGTGTTTAACCCAAGCCAATCCAAGCATGGTTGGGAGTCTAGCCATTCCATCATCGAAATTATCCAGCCGGATATGCCTTTCTTAGTTGATTCTGTCGGGATGGCAATTAATCGATTAGGGATCACGGCGCACATGATGTTGCATACGCCAATGGCGATTGAGCGTGAAAATGGCTCGGTAACACATGTCAGTTATAGTGCAGAAGACAAAGAGGGTGTCGACAAGGTTGCCGTCTTCTTAATTGAAATCGACCGTCAAAGTAGCGACACCGACATTAAAGCATTTACTAAAGAGATTGAGTCAATCATCGCTGATGTCGCCGCGTCAGTGCAAGACTGGGATGCAATGTCAGCAAAGCTTGGTGAGACGATTTCTGAGCTAGCGACCAGACCATATCCAGGTACAAAAGAAGAGCTTAGCGAAGCCACTAATTTTCTCCAATATCTCAATAACCACCACTTTACCTTATTAGGTTACAGACGTTACGATTTACGTAAAGTGGAAGGTGATTTAGAACTTGTTGCAGATAAAACTACAAGCCTCGGCTTAATGACCAAGTCAGCAAAAGCAAAGACTGAAACTGGCTTGATGTTATCTGATTTTTCAGAAAGTGCCCGTAAAGAAGCACTAGATACTAGTTTGTTAGTATTAACTAAAAGCAGTGAAAAGAGCCGAGTCCACCGTCCTGCATACGTAGATTATATTGGTGTTAAGCGTTTTGATGATGAAGGTAATGTAGTCGGTGAAGATCGCTTTATTGGATTGTATGCATCTAACCTTTATAACCGCAGTCCGCGCGAGATCCCACTACTGTCTCAGAAGGTTCAGCGCGTGCTTGATAACTCTGGCCTAACGCCACGATCTCATGATTATAAAGCATTAATGCATATTCTTGAGACGCTGCCACGGGATGAGTTAATCCAAGCTAATGTTGAAGAACTTGCTCGTATCGCTCACGGCGTACTTGAGATGCAAGACCGTGACAAACTTAAATTGTTTGTTAGAAAAGACGGTTTTGGTCGATTCTTGTCTTGCTTAGTGTATGTATCGAAAGATCGTTATAACACTAAGCTGCGTGAAGATACCCAAAGAATTCTGGCACAGCACTTTAATAGTAGTGAAGATGTTGAGTTTACAACATATTTCTCTGAGTCTACTCTGGCTAGAACTCACTACATTATCAAAGTTGATAACAATAATATGGATGTCGATGTGGCCGCGATAGAGAATAATTTAACTGAAGCTGCGCGTTCTTGGGAAGATAAGCTAGGCAGTGCATTAATTAGCACCCAAGGTGAAGAAGTCGGAACAAGTCTTGTTAAGCGTTACGTGAACGCATTCCCTCGCAGCTATAAAGAAGATGTATTACCAAGCTCCTCCGTTGTTGATGTGCAGCACCTTGAAGCACTGGATGATGACCATAAACTTGGAATGTTGTTCTATCAGCCACAAGAAACTGCGCTGAAAAATAGCAAAGTTCGCTTAAAATTATTCCATAAAGACGAGCCAATTCACCTGTCTGACGTCTTGCCTATGCTAGAAAACTTCGGTTTGCGCGTTATTAATGAACGTCCTTATGAAGTGATAACAGCTGACGGCCATACCTATTGGATCCTAGATTTCTTGATGACAACACAAGGTGTTGCAACGGATGATTTAGCCGATAGTCAAGAACGTTTCCAAACTGCCTTATCTCAAGTTTGGAAGAAAGAATTAGAAGATGATGGTTTTAACCGTTTGGTGCTGTCAACGGGTCTAACAGGTCGTGAAGTATCAGTTTTACGTGCTTACGCTAAATATATGCGTCAAATTGACTCAACATTTAGCCAAGCATACATCGAAGAGACTTTTTCAAGTTATCCACAGATAGCCGATCTGCTCGTTAAAATGTACATACGTAAATTCAATCCTAAGTTGAAAACACGTACATTGAACAAATTTATCGAGCAAATTGATATTCGATTGGAAGATGTATCAAGCTTGGATGACGATCGAATTATTCGTCGTTACCTCGATTTGATCAACGCGACCAACCGTACCAATTTCTACCAAGTTGCTGCCTCTGGCGAATCTAAATCATATATCTCGTTCAAATTTGAGCCTGAATTGATCCCTGAGATGCCAAAGCCTTTACCTAAGTACGAAATTTTTGTTTACTCACCGCGTGTTGAAGGTGTGCATCTTCGTGGCGGAAAAGTCGCTCGTGGTGGCTTACGTTGGTCTGACAGACGAGAAGATTTCCGAACTGAAGTTCTCGGGTTAGTGAAAGCGCAGCAAGTTAAAAACACAGTAATTGTTCCAGTTGGTGCAAAAGGCGGTTTTGTTTGTAAGCAGTTGCCGACAGAGGGAGGCCGTGAAGCTTTCTTTGCTGAAGGACAAGAGTGTTACCGCCTGTTTATTCGTGGTCTTTTAGACATTAGCGATAACATTATCAATGGCGAAGTTGTTGCTCCAGATAATGTGGTAAGACACGATGAAGATGATGCTTACCTAGTTGTTGCGGCCGATAAGGGCACTGCGACATTCTCAGACATTGCTAACGCAATCGCAGAAGAGTATAACTTCTGGCTAGGTGATGCTTTCGCATCAGGTGGTAGTAACGGTTATGACCACAAGAAGATGGGGATTACCGCGCGCGGAGCATGGGAGTCGGTTAAACGTCATTTCCGCGAGATGGGCGTTAACTGTCAAACAACTGATTTCACCTGTTTAGCGGTTGGCGATATGGCGGGTGATGTGTTTGGTAACGGTATGCTGTTATCTAAACATACACGCTTAGTCGCTGCGTTTAACCATATGCATATCTTCATCGATCCTAATCCCGATGCGGCAACTAGCTATGTTGAGCGTGAACGCCTATTTGCACTGCCACGTTCTAGCTGGGAAGACTACAATAAAGAATTGATATCTAAAGGCGGCGGGATCTTCCTTCGCTCAGCTAAATCAATTCCTTTGTCTGCAGAGATGAAGAAAATGCTGGGTACCCAAAAGACGTCAATGCCGCCACTAGAACTTTTGAAAGAGTTGCTTAAGATGCAGGTCGACTTGATCTGGAATGGTGGCATCGGCACTTATGTTAAGGCGACTAGCGAATCACATACTGAAGTAGGCGACAGAGCCAATGACTCAATCCGAGTCAATGGCGATGAAGTTAAAGCTAAAATTATCGGTGAAGGCGGCAACTTAGGCTGTACTCAGTTAGGGCGTATCGAATACTGCGCCAATGGCGGCCGAATGAATACCGACTTCGTTGATAACGTTGGCGGCGTTGATTGTTCAGATAACGAAGTTAATATTAAGATTTTGCTTAACGCCTTAGTGGCAGACGGTGAAATGACTATAAAACAACGTAACCGTTTACTCGAAGAGATGACGGATGAAGTCAGCCGTATCGTGCTACAAGATTGTAAAGACCAAACGCGTACGATTTCAGTCACTCAAGTTCGCGGTGCAGAGCAACTAAAAGAGCAAATTCGTTTTATTCATTACCTTGAGAAAGAGGGTAAACTCGATAGAGCGCTCGAATTCTTGCCAAATGAAGATGAACTTGCTGACCGTTTAGTGAATGGTAAATCATTAACTCGACCTGAGCTTTCTGTACTCGTCGCTTACGCTAAGATGATTTTAAAAGAGCAGCTACTGACGTCAGAAATAACTGAAGATAGCTTTTTGAGTCAGCTACTTGTTCAGTATTTCCCTAAGCAACTGCAAGAGAAGTACATCGCAAACATGGTTGCTCACCCTCTACGCGGTGAAATTATTGCCACCTCATTAGCCAATGAACTGGTAAATGATATGGGACTTAATTTTGTGCAGCGTATGCAAGATGAGACAGGTGCCTCAGTTGCGGAAGCTGCTATTTGTTATACTATGGCTCGCGAAGTATTTGGTTTAGCTGATTTAACTAAATCGATTACCGATCTTAACGGTATTATTCCAGCAGTAGTGCAGTGTGAGATGTTGCATCAACTACGACGTAATATTCGTCGTGCTAGTCGCTGGTTCTTGCGCCATCGCAATCGTAATCTTAATATTGAACAGACTATTGAGTTCTTTACTCCAGTCTTTGATGAACTTAAGGCGAACGTTCATCAGTATATGGATAACGATGAAGTAGCTGGTATCCGAGCTGAATCAGATGCACTGATTAAAGAAGGTGTGCCTGAAGATGTAGCAATGGTTGTTGCTAATGTGAGCACGTTGTTCTCTGCGTTAGATATTGCACAAATCTGTGATCTTGAAGCGAAGCCTGTGCCGTTAGTTGCAGAGACTTACTTTAAGTTAGGTGCAAGTGTTGACTTGCATTGGTTCCTTGAGCAGATAAGTGCGCAGCCAGTATCAAACCATTGGCAAGCACTGGCAAGAGCGGCGTTTAGAGAAGAGCTTGATTGGCAGCAGCGTTCACTCAGTTCTGTGGTATTAAGAACATGTACTGAAAGTTGTGATGCTAACAAAATCATATCGGAATGGATTGAATCAAATCAAAGCTTGTTGGAGCGTTGGTTCCATATGCTGGCTGATTTCAAGACTTCGCAAAGCCATGAGTTTGCAAAGTTCTCAGTTGCCCTACGTGAACTTAACCTTTTGATCCTTCACTGCGAAGGTCAAAAGTAA